Part of the Photobacterium sp. DA100 genome is shown below.
TATCGTTTCGTTCGGCCACCAACCGGTCGGGATAAACAGGGCGGTAAGAAAGCCCCAGGCGATAAATGCACCGATATTTGGCAATACCATATTGGTAAGAAAGCGGCCGAAGCTGTGAATTTTAATTTTCGTTGTTGGTGAAAGCATAAGTCATCCCATCATTGTCTTTCTTTGACCACTATACCCAACTCGAACATTGTTTACAGCCAAGTTACTTCAAGTAAGCTTAGGTATTTCATGTGTTTTTAAACACATAAATAACCAAAATCCAGTTAGCAAAAAACGAAACCAGCATATGAAAGCGCCCTATCCCGTCTTGGTAAAGCCAGGCATTCCCGAATAAACCGCTTACCCCGCACAGATAAATACAAAGAAAGGTCTCTTTCAAGCAATTGCATGGTTTCAAAATCTAGCCCAAGCTCATTGCATGAAACCTTTAATACGCTATTTTTCTCAAGTGTTTCATCACTCCAGCGTACCGTGTAAATGTAGCCTGCATCTGGTATGAAACGACAGTTTTCGACAGTACCAACCCATCCGCAAATTTCCTGCCCGAAGTCAGGGTCAATCATCCCGAGATTGACGATAACCATATCGCCAACACTGTATTTACTCCTCGTATGTTTCATGACTTATCCCTAGTGCCAATAAGAAAAGGAGGCGCATTGCACCTCCTTTATTTTGTATTCATTACAGAGACTGAAAAAGTGCCTCAATCTGTTTGGCTTCTTCACCTTCAGCGTCAAGGCCGGTGTATTTCGCCAGTGTCGGGCGCAAACCGATATCTTTGAGCGATGCTTGCAGCTCGATTGCCTGTGGATCCGTGTCGTTGGTGTATTTGAATGCTGCAGCAATCCCTTTTAGCAAAGTGCTATTTTCAACACCGTACTCCATTGTGCCCAGCAACGGCTTGATCAGACGATCATTCGCACCCAGTTTACGGATTGGCTGGCGGCCAACACGATCGATTTCATCACGCAAATATGGGTTGGCAAAGCGGCTAAGGATCTTATCAATGTAGGCATTGTGCATATCACGATCAAACCCGTAGCGGCGGATCAGCACTTCACCGCTTTCTTGCATGGCAGCTTTTACTTGGTCATAAATTTCTTGGTCTTCAATCGCATCACGAACCGTCTCGTGACCTTTCAAGGCACCAAGGTAAGCGGTAACGATATGGCCGGTATTCAGGGTAAACAGCTTACGCTCTACAAAGGCCATCAGGTTATCAGTCGTTTCCATGCCTTCGATGGCTGGGATATCACCTTTGAATTGCTGTTTGTCGACAATCCACTCGCTAAAGCTTTCTACTGTTACTTCCAATGGGTCATCATTGGCCGCTTCTGATGGCGGAACGATGCGGTCAACCGCTGAATCGACAAAGCCCACCAGTTCATCAGCCTGACCGTGGTAAATGCTATTGAGGTGCTTGTAAACCTCTTGTTTAAGGTGAGTCGTACCGCGCACCATATTTTCACAGGCGATGATGTTTAGCGGATTATTGTTACCAGACTCGAAACGGT
Proteins encoded:
- a CDS encoding mannitol-1-phosphate 5-dehydrogenase, which encodes MKAVHFGAGNIGRGFIGKLLADANVAVTFADVDEPLVDQLSHDQSYKVKVVGSECKIDTVTHVTAVNSASQDVIDQIIHTDMVTTAVGPNVLDIIAKTIATGLTHRFESGNNNPLNIIACENMVRGTTHLKQEVYKHLNSIYHGQADELVGFVDSAVDRIVPPSEAANDDPLEVTVESFSEWIVDKQQFKGDIPAIEGMETTDNLMAFVERKLFTLNTGHIVTAYLGALKGHETVRDAIEDQEIYDQVKAAMQESGEVLIRRYGFDRDMHNAYIDKILSRFANPYLRDEIDRVGRQPIRKLGANDRLIKPLLGTMEYGVENSTLLKGIAAAFKYTNDTDPQAIELQASLKDIGLRPTLAKYTGLDAEGEEAKQIEALFQSL